tttgagaATCAGATCCGTGATATTTACtagttctttttctttcttgatgcAACAAAGGAGCTCGTTCTTGGTTGAATGTTCTTCTCATTTTCCCAGTCCTATATTTTGCAATCCCATCTTCCTTGCTTAATTTTCCAGTCAAGGGCTGTTTTCACTGCCTGTGTTTCAATTTTCTAAACAGACAGACACAACCTTTCACAGGAAACAAACGGTCACCGTGCTAAATAACTGCATTTCTTCGCTATAAAAAACCTCTGCAACTGTCTCTTCAGATTCTCAGACAAACCCCTTCATAATCATGGACAGAAACACAGACATGTTCTCAAACCTGCCAAGTTCTCTACTCATAATCATTGCAAGTTTCCTGTCATTCAAAGAAGCTGCTAGAACATGCATCTTGTCCAAACAATGGCTTAACATTTGGCGCGAAGTGGAGAACGTTGATTTCGACGAAAACAACTTTGTTAAACTTGATGAATCTGAGGAGAATCAAAAAGTTCAAAGAGAAGATTTCATCAACTTTGCACGGCAGTTTATTGCAGACCATTCACAACAGGTTATCAAAACACTTGGATTCAGGTGTTCAAAGCCAGAGAATTTTCTTGTCGATATGCAAAACATTGTCATGTTTGCGACCTCGCATCACGCGACAGGATTAAGACTAGATTTCTCTGATCCTACATGGAGAGAAGACGCAATTATGAATCATGAAGCAGTATCTGAATTGCCTTCATATGTTTATGAACATGGCCAGGCTCTTGAATCCTTGAAGTTGTTTTCGTGCAGGTTTGATGCATCTAAGTTCACTAACTTTAGTGCAATAAAGAGCCTTTCTCTGGGATGGATTGACCTAAATATTGGATCTATTTTGGTTATATTGGATAGTTGTCCATTGCTAGAGACTTTGCGTCTGAAAAAGTGTTGGAACTTGGAATATTTTGAGATATCCAAGCCAGGTTTGAGGCTACAAAACTTGGTCCTTGACAAATGTGATTTGAGGCATGAATGGTTAGCAATTGAAGGACCAAGTTTTCAATTCTTCAAGTACTCAGGAAAAGTGGGTCAATTTCTCTTGGAGAACCAACGTGACATGGTAGAGGCTGAACTTGATTTTGGGATGCAGACTCAATTTGAAGAAGTTGGTGCCTTCCTTTATGATCTCTTACAAGAGCTTTTTGCTGCCCGAATTCTGACTGTTTGCAGTGTCTTCTTACAGGTATAGatccttacattttttttttttttttgcattatgtCTTAATTAAAACCATTTTCCCAGTGAATTTTATGCTGCCTCTCACATTTAGACAGATTTTGTCAGTTTTATGTAAGAATTCCCATTTCTTGCAAATATTTTGTCTTAAAATTGACTTACTTTTTTGTAGTCTTGATTTCATATGATTAATTtgcgaaataaaaaaaacagatagaACTTGTATATCTGATTTAATCTTATGCTATATACGATCTGCTGCTTCATTTACATGTTGtgatcaaattttaaagttattaggGATGTGTAATGCAGTCGCCAAGTATCATAAGAGGTGACAAAATACGCTGTTGCTTAAACTCGTTGGTTGATGTTTTCACTCTTAAGAATTTAGGATTGTTTGGAatcgtttcttttttttttttttttttaatttccatttctaaaaactaaatataaaaaaaaatgattccaaaTGACCCCTTAGTTTTTTGTAGTGTTTTGTCAATATCATATTTCAAAcccccatctctctctctcttttttttaaaaaaatttctcgtAGTATATAttacaattttggaaaaaaaatcagaagtttTCAAAGGCACCGATcccatttatcataaatttttagtttCATACATGGATCATCTTCTCTTTCAATTTCTCTCTTTATGTTTTGTACAAAAAAAGGGGGCAAAActtatatttatgatttaattctGAAAACcctcaatttaatccttaacaGTACATCACTTCAATATCATTTGAGTtacaaaacttttgattttatacAATGTCATCCATATATTATTAGTGAGGAAGTTAAAAGATTTCGTTCATAAAtgtaaattaaatgtttttatccAGGGCATTAAAACAACTCCTAATTTTCCCTAGAAGACAATATCTTCAACCTT
This genomic interval from Populus alba chromosome 1, ASM523922v2, whole genome shotgun sequence contains the following:
- the LOC118040974 gene encoding F-box protein At3g62230, giving the protein MDRNTDMFSNLPSSLLIIIASFLSFKEAARTCILSKQWLNIWREVENVDFDENNFVKLDESEENQKVQREDFINFARQFIADHSQQVIKTLGFRCSKPENFLVDMQNIVMFATSHHATGLRLDFSDPTWREDAIMNHEAVSELPSYVYEHGQALESLKLFSCRFDASKFTNFSAIKSLSLGWIDLNIGSILVILDSCPLLETLRLKKCWNLEYFEISKPGLRLQNLVLDKCDLRHEWLAIEGPSFQFFKYSGKVGQFLLENQRDMVEAELDFGMQTQFEEVGAFLYDLLQELFAARILTVCSVFLQIVPSGDEPLGLQAPLDVRKLILKTALHSNEYCGIKFMLRSCPRLETLTIDIGPAKIFPDYEPPYPFDPEEIWSRNFQVEFCVIETLRVVNVKGFKGTRNELYLLRYLLHFGRAMEELNLYASNEGGDNGENREFYMGRAQIVLGFYKASRNVSISVL